In a single window of the Magnolia sinica isolate HGM2019 chromosome 7, MsV1, whole genome shotgun sequence genome:
- the LOC131251834 gene encoding uncharacterized protein LOC131251834: MKNIKVQDPTESTNDELKQLAPPPLKNRKLLSKQLSIRETSLEAAWEKRRLQILRKDSIELLDESTEADGFRSPRLSGRGLTDEDLNELKGSIDLGFGFNEEDGQGLCDTLPALDLYFAVTRQLSDKKIRYSPSSPMSSTSGSSSTVGSPKSPDESWKICNPGDNPQHVKTRLRHWAQAVACSVRQSC; the protein is encoded by the exons ATGAAAAACATCAAAGTCCAAGACCCTACCGAATCAACCAATGACGAGCTAAAGCAACTCGCCCCTCCTCCATTGAAGAACCGTAAGTTGTTATCGAAGCAGCTTTCGATACGCGAGACATCGCTAGAGGCTGCATGGGAGAAAAGGCGCCTTCAGATCTTGAGGAAGGATTCTATAGAGTTGTTGGATGAGTCGACGGAGGCAGATGGGTTCCGTTCTCCGAGGTTGTCAGGACGAGGACTGACGGATGAGGATCTTAATGAGCTGAAAGGGAGTATTGATTTGGGATTTGGGTTTAATGAGGAGGATGGGCAAGGGCTTTGTGATACTCTTCCGGCTCTTGATTTATATTTCGCGGTGACTAGGCAGCTGTCCGATAAGAAGATTCGGTACTCACCGTCGAGCCCTATGTCGAGTACGAGCGGGTCTTCTTCGACGGTTGGAAGCCCCAAGAGCCCTGATGAATCTTGGAAAATCTGCAACCCTG GAGATAATCCGCAGCACGTGAAGACGAGACTAAGGCATTGGGCACAAGCAGTAGCATGCTCTGTGAGGCAATCTTGTTGA